The sequence TCGAGAAGGATTATCTGGAACTGAGCGGCTTTGAGGTGGAGATTGAGAATGATGGAGAAGCCGGGCTTGCAAAGGCTCTTCATGAGGACTTTGATCTGTTGATTCTGGATCTGATGCTTCCGGGCGTGGATG comes from Anaerotignum faecicola and encodes:
- a CDS encoding response regulator, which produces MSRILIIEDEESIAELEKDYLELSGFEVEIENDGEAGLAKALHEDFDLLILDLMLPGVD